The Methanosphaera sp. BMS genome contains a region encoding:
- a CDS encoding helix-turn-helix domain-containing protein, which produces MDVKQVLANRCPIRETVEIINRKWAVILLWDMFNGYEHFNEFKEINSQLSSNVLSDTLKFLMDEKLVEKISVKSNTKYILTSKGRSLNKILYELGVYGIQSGEYDDCREEIKEYFKEIFEIS; this is translated from the coding sequence ATGGATGTTAAGCAAGTATTAGCAAACAGGTGTCCCATAAGGGAGACTGTAGAAATAATCAATAGAAAATGGGCCGTTATATTGTTGTGGGATATGTTTAATGGATATGAACACTTCAATGAATTTAAGGAAATTAATTCCCAACTAAGCAGTAACGTATTGTCGGATACACTTAAATTCTTGATGGATGAAAAATTAGTTGAGAAGATATCTGTCAAGTCCAATACAAAGTACATATTGACAAGCAAAGGAAGATCATTAAATAAGATTTTATATGAATTGGGTGTTTATGGTATTCAATCAGGAGAGTACGATGATTGTCGTGAAGAAATAAAAGAATATTTCAAGGAAATATTTGAAATATCCTAG
- a CDS encoding ATP-dependent DNA ligase, which yields MTKTSYIKLVECYEKVAATPARLEKRDILADFLKDIKQNDPEITYDITLLLQGKIFPPWSEKEMGISTQLIIKALSKLLGENTTVIENKLASVGDMGEITEELVANNKQVTFFKVPLTVAKVISNLRKTEEITGSKSQNKKLNYLLELYTSAEPIEAKYITRTITERLRIGVGEGTLVDAIAKAYDIDKDVIDRAYMLSNDLGEVAKRATESVESVKSLTIQPGKPIRPMLAQLSPGIKESIDEMKEVISETKYDGIRVQIHHFDGTTKIFTRRLENVTNALPEVVEYVEGAIDDEDFIVEGEVIATKDGKPISFQYILQRVKRKYDIDKMMDEVPLKLFLFDVLYYKKPTAEEPLEKRRQLLEEIVTESDHVELSTMRMVTPENYNEAEELFNWSIEAGHEGIMFKDKTSPYSPGKRGKAMLKYKPIRETLDCVITGGIYGKGKRAKFFGSYLLSLYDEDSGEYKTLVHAATGMDDEMLANMTDRMQEYIISTSEQTVVFKPAVILEVAYSEIVESNEYESGYSLRFPAIKRVRDDIGLDQVDTIAKLHQMLELQNS from the coding sequence ATGACCAAAACATCATACATAAAACTGGTGGAATGCTATGAAAAGGTAGCAGCTACACCTGCACGCCTGGAAAAAAGGGACATACTCGCGGATTTTCTGAAGGACATCAAGCAAAACGATCCCGAGATAACATATGACATCACGCTTCTATTGCAGGGAAAAATATTTCCTCCATGGAGTGAAAAGGAGATGGGAATATCCACCCAGCTAATCATAAAGGCACTCTCAAAGCTTCTGGGTGAAAACACCACAGTCATAGAAAACAAGCTGGCATCCGTCGGGGATATGGGAGAAATAACAGAGGAGTTGGTTGCAAACAATAAGCAGGTAACGTTCTTCAAGGTACCCCTGACAGTAGCAAAGGTAATCTCCAACCTAAGAAAAACGGAAGAGATAACCGGAAGCAAATCACAGAACAAGAAACTAAACTATCTGTTGGAGCTGTATACCTCAGCCGAGCCAATAGAGGCAAAATACATTACTCGGACAATAACCGAAAGGCTACGTATAGGTGTCGGTGAAGGTACCCTTGTAGATGCAATAGCAAAGGCATATGATATCGACAAAGACGTAATAGACCGTGCATACATGCTCTCAAACGATTTGGGAGAAGTTGCAAAAAGGGCCACAGAGTCAGTTGAATCGGTAAAAAGCTTGACAATCCAGCCGGGTAAGCCGATACGTCCAATGCTTGCACAACTAAGTCCCGGAATAAAGGAAAGCATAGATGAGATGAAGGAAGTAATCAGTGAAACAAAATATGATGGAATAAGAGTGCAGATACACCACTTTGACGGGACAACAAAGATTTTCACAAGAAGACTGGAAAACGTTACAAACGCTCTTCCTGAGGTAGTGGAATACGTCGAAGGTGCCATTGACGATGAAGACTTCATAGTAGAGGGGGAAGTTATAGCAACAAAGGATGGAAAACCGATTTCATTCCAGTACATATTGCAGAGGGTCAAAAGAAAATATGACATAGACAAGATGATGGATGAAGTGCCGCTTAAACTATTCCTCTTTGATGTATTATATTATAAAAAACCTACCGCTGAAGAACCACTTGAAAAAAGAAGACAACTGCTTGAGGAAATTGTAACCGAATCCGATCATGTTGAACTAAGTACTATGCGAATGGTAACACCTGAAAACTATAATGAAGCCGAAGAATTATTCAACTGGTCAATAGAAGCCGGACATGAGGGAATAATGTTCAAGGACAAAACCAGTCCATATTCACCGGGAAAACGTGGAAAGGCAATGCTAAAATACAAGCCAATACGTGAAACATTGGATTGTGTAATAACCGGTGGAATATATGGTAAGGGCAAACGTGCCAAGTTCTTCGGATCATACCTCTTATCATTATACGATGAGGACAGCGGTGAATATAAAACCCTGGTACATGCCGCAACAGGAATGGATGATGAAATGCTTGCAAACATGACAGACCGAATGCAGGAATACATCATATCAACCTCAGAGCAGACGGTGGTGTTCAAGCCGGCCGTTATACTTGAGGTGGCCTACAGTGAAATAGTTGAAAGCAATGAATATGAATCCGGCTATTCGTTGAGATTTCCGGCAATAAAACGAGTACGTGATGACATAGGATTGGACCAGGTGGATACAATCGCCAAGCTTCATCAAATGTTGGAGTTACAAAACTCCTGA
- the polC gene encoding DNA polymerase II large subunit gives MDYFQMLEEKTQELYAIAREARKQGKDLELEPEIPLAKDLAERVEGLVGPEGVAKRIKELEKSMSREEVAFQIAKEIATKDDVTGEDNNYEVQEANADSAIRTALAILTEGVVAAPLEGIAKVKIKDNPDGGKCFGVYFAGPIRSAGGTAAALAVLLGDYIRIAQGLDRYKPTDDEIERYVEEVELYESEVTNLQYSPTPEEVRLAIRGIPVEVTGEPTDQIEVQNRDLPRVETNNIRGGALLAVAEGVIQKSRKIIKYASTLKIDGWSWLEYFTAPKSEKKEEGKNEEKKDKPKKKKAKYLEDIIGGRPVLSYPGAKGGFRLRYGRTRDSGLASMAIHPATMEIIEFLAVGTQMKIEKPGKGNCVVPCDSIEGPIVKLKNGDVVQVNSISQAIKLRRDVIEILFVGDMLVAFGEYLRGNIPLDASCWCEEWWAQEVEVSDYFKDSHDDFGIGFKENLELDDLLKLDIDIHKAIEIAQKTDTPLHPKYTYYYHDISKEEMNNLRDYLYSLFESPDKVFNVDMNRIPIDYNKRIVEVLGICHHVNNNSFVMSNDDLYALMYTVPKRLTDDEDVSTLEAINRNSPVKIKAKAPVFIGGRMGRPEKTKERLMKPAPHSLFPIGNYAGNIRNIVEAAKKGTIKVDLAKCRCTNPDCMVTSFKAICPVCGSRTELQNSGSSNIKLGKLLADAFDSVNVRRLDEVKGVKGLISQDKFPEPLEKGILRAKNGVFTYRDGTVRHDSTDLPLTHFIPREIGVSHEKILEMDYTEDIYGNPITNDDQIIELKIQDIVVSESCGDYLLRVSNFIDDLLVKYYNMEPFYNAETRVDLVGHLVAGLAPHTSAGVLARIVGFTKASGCYAHPYFHSAKRRNCDSDEDAVMLLLDALLNFGKTYLPNTRGGSMDAPLVLSIRIDPEEIDDESHNIDCVARIPLEIYRKTEEGGVKPSDVNDLMDNVESRLGTDAQYKGLMYSHPTSSIHAGPKICLYKTLQSMPEKVERQIGLAEMLRCVDQKGVVEGVLNSHFLPDMAGNIRAFSRQKVRCTKCGAKYRRIPLSGECTCGNPLIFSISKGSVLKYLEISKELCQKYPINPYVVERIEILETSINSLFESDKSKQSSLDVFF, from the coding sequence ATGGACTATTTTCAAATGCTGGAAGAAAAAACGCAGGAACTGTATGCCATAGCAAGAGAGGCTAGAAAACAGGGAAAAGACCTGGAATTGGAACCTGAAATCCCACTTGCAAAGGACTTGGCCGAGCGTGTGGAAGGGCTTGTTGGTCCTGAAGGAGTGGCTAAAAGAATCAAGGAACTGGAAAAGTCTATGAGCCGTGAAGAGGTAGCATTCCAGATTGCAAAGGAAATTGCTACAAAGGATGACGTGACCGGTGAGGACAATAACTATGAAGTTCAGGAAGCAAACGCTGACAGTGCTATCCGTACGGCCCTTGCTATTCTTACAGAAGGAGTAGTGGCAGCACCCCTGGAGGGTATTGCTAAGGTTAAGATTAAGGATAACCCTGACGGCGGCAAATGTTTTGGTGTTTACTTTGCAGGTCCTATCCGTAGTGCCGGTGGTACCGCTGCAGCTTTGGCCGTTCTTTTAGGTGATTATATTAGGATTGCCCAGGGACTTGACAGATACAAGCCAACTGATGATGAAATTGAAAGATACGTAGAGGAAGTTGAACTGTACGAGTCAGAGGTTACCAACCTTCAGTATTCTCCTACACCCGAAGAGGTAAGGCTTGCAATTAGGGGTATTCCCGTTGAGGTAACCGGTGAGCCTACAGATCAAATTGAGGTACAGAACAGGGATTTGCCGCGTGTTGAAACAAACAATATACGTGGTGGAGCATTGCTTGCTGTAGCTGAGGGAGTTATTCAGAAGTCCCGTAAGATTATAAAGTATGCCAGCACCCTGAAGATTGACGGTTGGAGCTGGCTTGAATACTTCACCGCACCTAAAAGTGAGAAAAAAGAGGAAGGAAAAAACGAAGAGAAAAAGGACAAGCCAAAAAAGAAGAAGGCTAAATATCTTGAGGATATCATAGGTGGAAGACCAGTATTGTCATATCCTGGTGCTAAGGGTGGTTTCAGATTAAGATATGGCAGAACCAGAGATAGTGGACTTGCTTCAATGGCTATTCATCCTGCCACTATGGAGATTATTGAGTTTTTGGCAGTCGGTACCCAGATGAAGATTGAAAAGCCGGGTAAGGGTAACTGTGTGGTGCCGTGTGACTCTATTGAAGGTCCTATCGTTAAGCTTAAAAATGGGGATGTTGTCCAGGTTAATTCCATCAGCCAGGCAATCAAGCTAAGAAGGGATGTTATTGAAATATTGTTTGTAGGTGACATGCTTGTGGCATTCGGTGAATACCTGAGGGGTAACATACCTCTTGATGCATCATGTTGGTGTGAGGAATGGTGGGCACAGGAGGTCGAGGTGTCTGATTACTTCAAAGATAGCCATGATGACTTTGGAATTGGCTTTAAGGAAAACCTTGAACTTGATGACTTGTTGAAGTTGGATATTGACATTCACAAGGCCATTGAGATAGCCCAAAAAACGGATACACCTCTTCATCCTAAATATACCTATTATTATCATGATATTTCCAAGGAGGAGATGAATAACCTTAGGGATTATCTTTATTCATTGTTTGAAAGTCCCGATAAGGTATTTAATGTGGACATGAACAGGATTCCTATCGATTATAACAAAAGGATAGTGGAGGTTCTGGGTATTTGTCATCATGTTAACAACAATTCATTTGTTATGAGCAATGATGATTTGTATGCCCTTATGTATACCGTTCCTAAACGTTTGACCGATGATGAGGACGTCAGTACTCTTGAGGCCATTAACAGAAATAGTCCCGTTAAGATAAAGGCTAAGGCTCCCGTATTTATTGGTGGAAGGATGGGTAGGCCTGAAAAGACTAAGGAACGACTTATGAAACCTGCACCTCACTCCCTGTTTCCTATAGGAAACTATGCGGGTAATATCCGTAACATAGTGGAGGCCGCCAAGAAGGGAACTATCAAGGTTGATTTGGCCAAGTGCAGATGTACCAATCCTGACTGTATGGTTACCTCCTTCAAGGCAATCTGTCCGGTCTGCGGTTCAAGGACTGAACTTCAGAATTCCGGTTCGTCTAATATCAAGTTAGGTAAGCTGCTTGCCGATGCATTTGACAGTGTTAATGTCAGAAGACTTGACGAGGTCAAGGGAGTTAAGGGTTTGATTTCACAGGATAAGTTCCCTGAACCATTGGAGAAGGGTATTCTTCGTGCAAAAAACGGGGTGTTTACATATAGGGATGGTACTGTTAGACATGACTCCACTGATTTGCCGTTGACGCATTTTATTCCACGTGAAATAGGCGTTAGTCATGAGAAGATTTTGGAGATGGATTATACGGAGGACATCTATGGTAATCCTATTACCAATGATGATCAGATAATTGAGCTTAAGATACAGGATATCGTTGTCAGTGAAAGTTGTGGGGATTATCTGTTAAGGGTTTCAAACTTTATTGATGATTTGCTTGTTAAGTATTATAATATGGAACCGTTCTATAATGCGGAAACTAGGGTTGATTTAGTGGGTCATCTTGTAGCGGGACTTGCACCGCACACATCTGCGGGTGTTCTTGCAAGAATTGTTGGTTTTACCAAGGCCAGTGGTTGTTATGCTCATCCTTACTTCCATTCTGCTAAAAGGAGAAACTGTGACAGTGATGAGGATGCCGTGATGTTGCTTTTGGATGCCTTGCTTAACTTCGGTAAGACGTATCTTCCTAATACCCGTGGTGGTAGTATGGATGCTCCTCTGGTTTTAAGTATTCGAATTGATCCGGAGGAAATTGATGATGAGTCCCACAATATTGACTGTGTTGCCAGAATTCCTTTGGAGATTTATCGTAAGACTGAGGAGGGTGGTGTGAAGCCGTCTGATGTTAATGATTTGATGGATAATGTCGAGTCAAGGTTAGGTACTGATGCCCAGTATAAAGGTTTAATGTATTCACACCCAACTAGTTCGATACATGCCGGACCAAAAATTTGTCTTTATAAAACATTGCAGTCAATGCCTGAAAAGGTTGAACGGCAGATTGGTTTGGCTGAAATGTTAAGATGCGTTGACCAAAAAGGTGTTGTTGAGGGTGTTTTAAACTCTCACTTCCTACCAGATATGGCTGGTAATATTAGAGCATTTTCCAGGCAGAAAGTAAGGTGTACTAAGTGTGGAGCCAAGTATAGGCGAATTCCTTTATCAGGAGAATGTACTTGCGGTAACCCATTAATATTCAGTATATCAAAAGGTTCTGTTTTGAAGTATTTGGAGATTTCAAAGGAATTATGTCAGAAATATCCGATTAATCCGTATGTAGTAGAACGTATTGAGATATTGGAGACTTCTATTAATTCTTTATTTGAAAGTGATAAATCTAAGCAGAGTTCTTTGGACGTATTCTTCTAA
- the nrdD gene encoding anaerobic ribonucleoside-triphosphate reductase: MMKDPETIQEAYNLNDIYVIKNDGIKEKFSYEKLIRSCIMINIPLGLSEKIAYKVSKEAHDNITTKEIKTIIYEILKKENVNLADKYYNTNTLRVRTGRDTIEPFDKTKIANTLIQETQTTPKLANKIANEVYKELKKLELDYLTAPIIREMVNTKLTENGLESLRRKYTRLGMPVYNITNLIESGNKDNANMMHNPETIHKYVADESLKQYALLNILPHNLADAHMNGSVHIHDLEFFAGRPLNCLQHDLRQFIKYGLKVDGTGDHTSVAGAPNHIETLMNHSGEIMLAAQQNMSGGQAMSLWNVFVAPFAVGLPYEKIQQAVEMFIFNLNMAYAARGGQVPFTSVGLEFTVPDFLKNEPAYGPGGKQVGVYGDYEKEVRLIQRAFTEALIKGDSEGKPHLFPNTIYYLRKECLTPEFTEDIERVHFLSAKFGTAYFINMLPKYMGNHTNYMGCRTRFSDDWTGDWDTDTLRTGNLAYVTMNLPRIGYNARDENEIFDYLDDYMGIVEDVLMIRRERALKCLNDYKLLPFLTQKVGDDPYYRIENSTLSFGFVGLNEMLLAQTGAGLENPDSNKLGLKVIQYINDRASQLKSDTGLRWSVIQTPAESTAYRFATMDREKYPDQIICNGDSSASYYTNSSHVPVDTGMSLPEKIKIESEYHPLTRGGHIFHAFMGESYSNPDSLMSLTDKITHKTDIGFWAYSSALSFCVNCKTLMKGLQSKCTHCGETQEVEWYDRITGYVQQVGHAKNASGGWNAGKKQELLDRNRWQK, from the coding sequence ATGATGAAAGACCCAGAAACAATTCAAGAAGCATATAACCTAAACGATATATATGTTATCAAAAACGATGGAATTAAAGAGAAATTCAGTTATGAAAAACTAATCCGTTCATGTATAATGATAAACATCCCACTAGGATTATCAGAAAAAATAGCATACAAAGTATCTAAAGAAGCACATGACAACATAACAACAAAGGAAATAAAAACCATAATATATGAAATACTCAAAAAGGAAAACGTAAATCTTGCAGACAAATACTACAACACAAACACATTACGTGTAAGAACAGGTAGAGATACAATAGAACCATTCGATAAGACAAAAATTGCAAATACCTTAATTCAGGAAACACAGACAACACCGAAATTAGCAAACAAGATAGCTAATGAAGTGTATAAAGAACTTAAAAAATTAGAGTTAGACTATCTAACAGCACCAATAATAAGGGAAATGGTTAATACAAAATTAACCGAAAACGGTCTTGAATCATTAAGAAGAAAATACACAAGATTAGGAATGCCAGTATACAACATTACAAACCTAATCGAATCAGGAAACAAAGATAATGCAAACATGATGCACAACCCTGAAACAATACACAAATACGTAGCAGACGAGTCATTAAAACAATACGCATTATTAAACATACTCCCACACAACCTGGCAGATGCACACATGAACGGTAGCGTACACATACACGACCTAGAGTTCTTTGCAGGAAGACCATTAAACTGTCTGCAACACGACCTCAGACAATTCATAAAATACGGATTAAAAGTGGATGGAACAGGAGATCATACAAGTGTAGCAGGAGCACCTAACCACATAGAAACACTCATGAACCACTCCGGAGAAATCATGCTCGCAGCACAGCAGAACATGAGCGGTGGACAAGCAATGAGTCTATGGAACGTATTCGTAGCACCATTTGCAGTAGGCCTTCCATATGAAAAAATCCAACAAGCAGTGGAAATGTTCATATTCAACCTAAACATGGCATACGCTGCCCGTGGAGGACAAGTACCATTTACAAGTGTAGGACTTGAATTTACCGTACCGGACTTCCTAAAGAATGAACCGGCATACGGCCCTGGAGGAAAACAGGTAGGAGTATATGGAGACTACGAAAAAGAGGTAAGACTCATTCAAAGAGCATTCACCGAAGCATTAATCAAAGGAGACTCCGAAGGAAAACCACACCTCTTCCCAAACACCATCTACTACCTAAGAAAAGAATGTCTAACACCTGAATTTACCGAAGACATTGAAAGAGTACACTTCCTATCAGCAAAATTCGGAACAGCATACTTCATCAACATGCTACCAAAATACATGGGAAACCATACCAACTACATGGGATGCCGTACAAGATTCTCAGACGACTGGACAGGAGACTGGGATACTGATACCCTAAGAACAGGAAACCTTGCATATGTAACCATGAACCTGCCACGTATCGGATACAATGCACGAGATGAAAATGAAATCTTCGACTACCTTGATGACTATATGGGCATAGTTGAAGACGTATTGATGATTAGAAGAGAAAGAGCACTCAAATGTCTAAATGACTACAAATTACTACCGTTTTTAACACAAAAAGTAGGTGACGACCCATACTACAGAATTGAAAACAGTACACTTTCATTCGGATTTGTAGGATTAAATGAAATGCTGCTGGCACAGACAGGTGCAGGATTGGAGAACCCTGACTCCAACAAGTTAGGATTAAAAGTAATCCAATACATAAATGACAGGGCAAGCCAACTTAAAAGTGATACGGGACTAAGATGGAGTGTAATCCAAACACCGGCTGAAAGTACCGCATACAGATTTGCAACCATGGACAGGGAAAAATATCCTGATCAAATAATATGTAATGGAGACTCATCCGCTTCATACTACACAAACAGTAGCCACGTACCGGTAGATACCGGAATGAGCCTACCTGAAAAAATAAAAATAGAATCCGAATACCACCCATTAACTCGTGGTGGACACATATTCCATGCATTCATGGGTGAATCATACAGTAATCCGGACAGTCTAATGAGCCTGACCGATAAGATAACCCACAAAACAGATATCGGTTTCTGGGCATACAGTAGTGCATTAAGTTTCTGTGTAAACTGTAAAACTTTAATGAAAGGCTTACAATCAAAATGTACACATTGTGGTGAAACACAAGAAGTAGAATGGTATGATAGAATAACAGGATACGTTCAACAAGTAGGTCATGCCAAAAATGCATCCGGTGGATGGAATGCAGGTAAAAAACAAGAACTATTAGACAGAAACAGATGGCAGAAATAA
- a CDS encoding heavy metal-binding domain-containing protein, which yields MSVYDKINNKKLSFLIAIILGTIAGLISVQICIKLNLAIFGFNIYIIISPIIAGFVETFVSKNFTGETSGAISSIILFIITNALGWVFTSNAITWNLFTIAGVILMLQAAFPLTINYMVLALLLLFIYLMGRVGSSLETIFVKRSKITPIADVQEYVSSDVLVLTNEPEIPIKEYHGLIFSEKVIEFEDKKPEEVVEFIGSDVSKKNMLKQQDYAIAKEYMLNDLKKNAEEIGANAIIDIEIEYTNYNQQFPPDVLIAIYGTAVTLDNDYLI from the coding sequence ATGAGTGTTTATGATAAAATAAATAATAAAAAATTATCATTTCTTATTGCAATAATTCTTGGAACAATAGCAGGATTAATCTCCGTTCAGATATGTATCAAATTAAACCTGGCTATATTTGGATTTAATATTTATATTATAATATCTCCAATAATTGCTGGTTTTGTTGAAACATTTGTTTCAAAGAACTTCACGGGTGAAACTTCCGGTGCAATAAGTTCCATTATATTGTTTATTATAACCAACGCGTTAGGTTGGGTATTTACATCTAATGCAATAACGTGGAATCTTTTCACAATTGCCGGAGTTATTTTGATGCTGCAGGCAGCATTTCCATTGACAATAAATTATATGGTATTGGCCTTGTTGTTGTTATTCATTTATTTGATGGGTCGTGTTGGTTCTTCACTTGAGACGATATTTGTCAAACGTAGTAAAATTACGCCTATTGCGGATGTACAGGAGTATGTTTCATCTGATGTTTTAGTATTGACCAACGAACCGGAAATACCTATAAAAGAATATCATGGATTGATATTTTCAGAAAAGGTTATTGAATTTGAGGATAAAAAGCCAGAAGAGGTAGTTGAATTTATTGGTTCAGACGTATCTAAGAAAAACATGCTTAAACAACAGGATTATGCAATTGCAAAAGAGTATATGCTTAATGATTTGAAGAAAAATGCCGAAGAAATAGGTGCTAATGCAATTATTGATATAGAAATAGAGTATACTAACTATAATCAGCAGTTTCCACCAGATGTATTGATTGCTATCTATGGTACTGCAGTTACTTTGGATAATGATTATTTAATCTAA
- a CDS encoding carbohydrate kinase family protein → MKDVDLLVLGHTAFDYIMQVEEFSKINTSAIVNKMETFNGGAAGNVAVVASKLGLDVGLISCIGKDFKDSDYENYLKDLDIDISDMIVSTTANTPTAFVLTNPEDEQMFYFYWGAAEMYEKSDIPKEAIDKSKAVHLATGDPEFNIKAGKYAYEQNKLVSFDPGQDLHLYTTNNLKEVISNCNILFGNEHEIEHICFLLDKDVNELLEAGPEMIVKTLGKNGSIIYVKDEDPMEIEVVSTEAFDPTGAGDSYRAAFLRMYLRDNDIKTCGRFASTVSSYIVESQGTQTNIPTIDQALDRMDYNWSKSTDNINH, encoded by the coding sequence ATGAAAGACGTAGATTTACTAGTATTAGGACACACAGCATTTGATTACATAATGCAAGTAGAAGAATTTTCAAAAATTAACACATCCGCCATAGTTAATAAAATGGAAACATTTAATGGTGGTGCTGCCGGAAATGTAGCGGTTGTTGCAAGTAAACTTGGATTAGACGTAGGATTAATATCCTGTATAGGTAAAGATTTTAAAGATAGTGATTATGAGAATTATTTAAAAGATTTGGACATCGACATATCAGACATGATAGTATCAACAACTGCCAATACCCCTACCGCATTTGTCTTGACGAATCCCGAAGATGAACAGATGTTCTACTTTTACTGGGGAGCAGCAGAGATGTATGAAAAATCAGACATTCCTAAAGAGGCAATCGACAAATCAAAAGCTGTTCACTTAGCAACCGGTGATCCGGAATTCAATATTAAAGCTGGAAAATATGCATATGAACAGAATAAATTAGTATCCTTTGATCCAGGGCAAGATTTACATTTATACACTACAAATAACCTGAAAGAGGTAATATCCAACTGTAACATCCTATTCGGTAATGAACACGAAATCGAACATATATGCTTCCTCTTGGACAAGGATGTTAATGAATTACTTGAAGCCGGACCGGAGATGATTGTAAAGACTCTCGGTAAGAATGGAAGCATAATTTATGTTAAAGATGAAGACCCAATGGAAATAGAGGTAGTGTCCACTGAAGCATTTGATCCTACAGGTGCAGGAGACTCATATCGTGCAGCATTTTTAAGAATGTATTTAAGAGACAATGACATTAAAACCTGTGGCCGCTTTGCAAGTACGGTTTCATCATACATTGTTGAAAGTCAGGGCACACAGACAAACATCCCAACGATTGACCAGGCCCTCGACAGAATGGACTACAACTGGTCAAAAAGTACAGACAACATTAATCATTAA
- the thiC gene encoding phosphomethylpyrimidine synthase, with translation MTQMQEAKKGNITEAMKNVAENEKLDVEYIRKMVAKGYIAIPDNNQRESVAVGIGQNLRTKVNATIGTSTDIIDVDMELEKAKIAEEAGADTLMELSIGGDLDAIRRRVLKNTEKPVGSVPIYQTAVESIQNNGSAIYMDSDDMIKNIEKQAKDGIDFMAIHCSVNRETLKRLKHEDRKGGLVSRGGSFISSWMVENDAENPLYENYDQILDITEEYDVCLSMANAMRAGALTDSTDRAQIQELIVLGELVDRARQRGVQTIVEGPGHIPINEIETNINIQKKMCKNAPFYMLGPIVTDIAPAYDHIVSAIGAAQCARYGADFICYVTPAEHLALPGRQDVKDGVIATRIGAHAGDIAVDMDRFGEDDIRMADARKSLNWNKQYSCALWPEDAKAIRDKRPPEEADTCTMCGNYCAIKIVNKWLDKASTDTFDD, from the coding sequence ATGACACAGATGCAAGAAGCAAAAAAAGGTAATATTACAGAGGCCATGAAAAATGTGGCCGAAAATGAAAAATTAGATGTTGAATACATAAGAAAAATGGTTGCAAAAGGATACATTGCCATTCCTGACAACAATCAGAGAGAAAGCGTTGCAGTTGGCATAGGCCAAAACCTACGTACCAAGGTAAATGCGACAATCGGTACATCCACCGACATCATCGATGTGGATATGGAACTGGAAAAGGCAAAGATAGCCGAAGAAGCTGGTGCCGATACACTGATGGAATTAAGTATCGGAGGAGACCTGGATGCCATAAGAAGACGCGTACTTAAAAATACCGAAAAACCTGTTGGAAGCGTACCCATATATCAAACAGCGGTTGAATCAATACAAAACAATGGATCTGCAATATACATGGATTCAGATGATATGATAAAGAATATTGAAAAACAGGCCAAAGATGGAATAGACTTTATGGCAATACACTGCTCCGTTAACAGGGAGACATTGAAAAGATTAAAACATGAAGACAGAAAAGGCGGACTGGTAAGCAGGGGAGGATCATTCATATCCTCATGGATGGTTGAAAATGATGCCGAAAACCCGTTATATGAAAACTATGACCAGATATTGGACATCACAGAGGAGTATGATGTATGTTTAAGTATGGCAAATGCCATGAGAGCAGGGGCCTTGACCGATTCTACCGACAGGGCACAAATCCAAGAACTAATAGTTCTCGGAGAACTTGTGGACAGAGCCAGGCAAAGAGGAGTTCAAACAATAGTTGAAGGACCGGGACATATACCTATAAATGAGATTGAAACGAACATCAACATTCAAAAGAAAATGTGTAAAAATGCTCCATTTTACATGTTAGGTCCAATAGTAACAGATATTGCACCTGCATATGACCATATTGTATCGGCTATTGGAGCTGCCCAATGTGCAAGATATGGTGCAGACTTCATCTGTTATGTAACACCGGCAGAACACTTGGCATTACCTGGACGTCAGGACGTGAAAGATGGAGTAATAGCTACCAGAATTGGAGCTCACGCAGGGGACATAGCAGTCGATATGGACAGATTTGGAGAAGATGACATCAGGATGGCGGATGCCAGAAAATCATTAAACTGGAACAAGCAATACTCATGTGCCTTGTGGCCGGAAGATGCTAAGGCAATAAGGGACAAAAGACCACCTGAAGAGGCAGATACATGTACAATGTGTGGAAATTACTGTGCGATAAAAATAGTTAACAAGTGGTTGGATAAAGCCAGTACCGATACATTTGATGATTAA